The proteins below come from a single Prolixibacter sp. NT017 genomic window:
- a CDS encoding DUF4159 domain-containing protein, with translation MKWQRIYRSIGGLMVFITLVVSANAQSKTSVKIALLKYGGGGDWYANPTSLGDLIQYCNKNIGTNIDPEPATVDVGSPEIFNYPFLDMTGHGNVFFTDAEVKNLRKYLEAGGFLHADDNYGMDKYIRREIKKVLPESELVELPFSHPIYHQKYDFPNGLPKIHEHDGKPPQGFGIFYKGRLVFFYTYECDLGDGWENPAVHHDPWSLREKALQMGANIISYVFDHP, from the coding sequence ATGAAGTGGCAAAGAATATACAGAAGCATTGGGGGGCTCATGGTGTTTATCACGTTGGTCGTTTCTGCCAATGCGCAATCGAAAACATCGGTGAAGATTGCCTTGCTGAAGTATGGCGGTGGCGGCGACTGGTATGCCAATCCAACCTCGCTGGGGGATCTCATTCAATATTGCAATAAAAACATTGGCACTAATATCGATCCGGAGCCTGCAACTGTTGACGTGGGAAGTCCGGAGATTTTCAATTACCCGTTTTTGGATATGACGGGACACGGGAACGTTTTTTTTACAGATGCCGAAGTCAAAAACCTGAGAAAATATTTGGAGGCAGGAGGTTTCCTTCATGCAGACGACAATTACGGAATGGATAAATATATCCGCAGAGAAATAAAGAAAGTTCTTCCGGAAAGCGAACTGGTCGAGCTGCCGTTTTCACATCCTATTTACCATCAGAAATACGATTTCCCAAATGGATTACCAAAAATTCATGAGCACGACGGAAAACCGCCGCAGGGATTTGGTATTTTCTACAAAGGAAGGCTTGTTTTCTTCTATACGTACGAATGTGATTTAGGAGATGGTTGGGAAAATCCGGCTGTTCATCACGATCCTTGGTCGCTTCGTGAAAAAGCGTTGCAAATGGGCGCCAATATCATTTCCTACGTATTCGACCATCCGTAA
- a CDS encoding NAD(P)H-dependent oxidoreductase, which yields MNHLIIYAHPNPNSLSHAYLEVMKEQTRANHHDVIVRDLYQMHFKPVDYAADFEKSRKGEYPEEILTEQEYLRKADLISLIYPVWWGSMPAIMKGYFDRVFTRGFAFDYHPEKGLLKLLEGKKALVINNMGDSRKHADASGMTDSIMNFIRSGVFGFCGIETVEHLLFGNATTRDKTVRIGYIEEVRKTISKHLPVEATF from the coding sequence ATGAATCATTTAATTATATATGCCCACCCCAATCCAAATTCGCTGAGCCATGCTTACCTGGAAGTAATGAAGGAACAGACCAGGGCGAACCACCACGATGTCATTGTCAGAGATTTATACCAAATGCACTTCAAACCGGTTGATTATGCTGCCGATTTTGAAAAATCGCGCAAAGGTGAGTACCCGGAAGAGATTTTAACCGAGCAGGAATACTTGCGAAAAGCTGACTTGATTAGCTTGATTTATCCGGTTTGGTGGGGGAGCATGCCGGCCATTATGAAGGGGTATTTCGATCGCGTATTTACCCGTGGTTTTGCATTCGATTATCATCCTGAAAAAGGGTTGTTAAAATTGCTGGAAGGCAAAAAAGCGCTGGTTATAAATAATATGGGAGACTCGCGTAAACATGCCGATGCCAGTGGCATGACCGACTCCATTATGAATTTCATTCGTTCCGGCGTGTTTGGATTTTGCGGGATTGAAACAGTGGAGCATTTGCTTTTTGGAAATGCGACAACCCGTGACAAGACGGTGCGAATAGGTTACATCGAAGAAGTCCGGAAAACCATATCGAAGCATCTGCCGGTCGAGGCAACGTTTTAA